The Streptomyces sp. NBC_00775 genome includes the window TCCACCAGTGCGTGGTCGTGTAGATCACCGGACGGCGGCCGGTCTCCCGCTTGATCTCGTCGCTGAACGCCTTGATCCAGCTCACCATCTTGGCCTTGCTCAGGCCGTAGCACTTGTGCGAGCTGTACGGGTTGTACTCGATGTCCAGCGCTGGCGGCAGCGTCCAGCCGTCCGCGCTCCAAGCGCCGCCGTTGCGCACGAAGTACGCGGCCTGGGTGGCGCCGGACGACTTGTTCGGCACCGCGAAGTGGTAGGCGCCGCGGAGGATGCCCGCGTTGCGTGCGCCGTTGTACTGCTGGCTGAAGTACGGATTGTGGTACGTGTGGGACTCGGTCGCCTTGACGTAGACGAACCGGGCGCCCTTCGCCTTCGCGCTCGACCAGTCGACGTTCTTCTGATGCGAGGAGACGTCGTGCCCCTTGGGTTTGCTCGCTGCGTCGGCCGGGAGCGCGGCGAGAGCGGTCCCCCCGGCGGTGAGTGCCGCCACGACGCCCGCGGCCGCAAAGCCCCGGGCGCGACGACTTAACGGTTTGTGATCACGGGCCATATTTCCCCCCGGAATGGCGACGTGCACGACAAATCCCCCAGAGGTTACTGGAAGATCACCGAATGCCCGTCCATCGCCAGCCAATCGCCAATAGAGGGGGATGTATGCCCATATGCGACCTTACGGACGCCCGGGTTCCGCCCTAAAGTGCCCTCGCCTGCGGCGCGTTGACGACGCTGCCTGGCAGGATCGCGGCATGGCTGAGCAGCGGCGGGACGCACGGGACATGCGGGGGGACGCACAGGTTGCGCCCGAGCGGGGCGAGTTGGACGGGAGGGGCGTGCGGGACGCGGTGGAACGGGCGTGGGACGAGCTTGTCGCGACGGCCCGCCGGACGGTGGCCGACGGGCTGGTCGTCGGTACGTCGGGCAATGTGTCGGTACGCGTCGACGACACCGTCCTGGTCACGCCGACGGGAGTGCCGTACGACCGGCTGACGCCGGATGACGTCGTCGGTGTGGATCTCGACGGCCGGCAGGTGCTCGGTTCGTTTCTCCCGACGAGCGAACTGCCGATGCATCTGGCGATCTACCGCGCGACGGACGCGCGCGCCGTCGTCCACACCCACGCGGCGCACGCGACGGCCGTCTCGACGCTCGTCCCCGAGCTCCCGCTGATCCACTACATGGCGGGCGCCCTCGGCGGACCGGTCCGTGTTGCCCCCTATGCGACATACGGCACCCCGGAGTTGGCCGAGAACATGCTCCAGGCCCTCACCCACCGCACCGCCTGCCTCCTCCAGAACCACGGCACCATCGCCTACGGAGCTTCCCTGAACCAGGCCTACGACCGCACGGCCCAGCTGGAGTGGATGTGCCGAGTCTGGCTCCTGTCCTCCTCACTCCCGGGCCTGACCCCCACGCTGCTGTCCCCGACCCAGGTGGAGGAGGCGGGCCGGCGCCTAGGGGACTACGGCCAGAAGAACTAGCCCGCTACACCACCTCCGGGCCGACCTGGCCCGGCCTGCGCCTCCCGCCCGGTCCACGGCCTCCAGTGCTCGCCCACCGGGCGGCCCCCGCTACTCCGCTCACCGGCCAGGCCTGCGGTGCTGCGCCCGCCGCCTGCCGGCCGGGCTCGCGCTGGTCCGCCTGCCGGCCGGGCTCGCCGGTCCAGTGCGTGATGCTCGCTTGTCGATCCAGCCTGTCGTGCTCCGCCCGCCGGGCGTGCGTCAGTCCGCCTGCCGGCGGGGCCTGCCGGCCCAGCCCGTGCTGCTCGCCGGCCATGCTCCGCCTGTCGACCGGGCCGTCGCGCCTGCCGACCGGCCCCGCTACTGCGCCGTCGATAACGCCCACGATGCTCCCCCCCATCGGCCTGGCGTGCGGCTTCGCCCGCCGGCCCGGTCTGCGGTGCCCCGCCCACTTGGCCCGGTCTGCGGTGCTCCCCCCGCTGGGCCGTCCTCGCCTGCTCGTGCAGCAGGGCTTCCCAGCTTCCCCTTGTCTGTTCTCCGCCGGGGCGAACATCTCTATCCCGCCGCGACGGCGCTCAGCCGAGACGTGCCGACCCGGCGGTGCCGAACGATCCGGCGCCCCGGAGGTCTCGTGCCGCTGTGCCGACGAGGGCGTCCTGCCACCGCGACGGCGCTCAGCCGAGACGTACCGACCCGGCGGTGCCGACCCGGCCGTGCCGAACCATCCGTACCGTTGGAAAACACCCGCCCCACCCCCGGCGAAAGACGTCACCCCGCCCCCGCCCCCCGCTGGCCGATAGCGGGCTCCCCCGGGAGACTGAACCCGTGCGCACTGTCAAAGCGACGGCCGCGGCCGTCACCGTAGCCATAGCCGCGGGCATAGCCTCCGTGGCGGCGGGCCGGTTCGCCAGCGACGCCGCGCTGAAGGCGCCGCCTGGCAGGCCCCTGCCCACCGAGCCCCGGCTCACCGTGCACGGCACGACGGCGGGCGGGATCACGCTCACCCGGGACCTGGCCTCTCAGCGCCCGGGCACGTACGGCCTCGCCGGCGACGGCTCCCACGCGGTCGTCGGCCCGGTCATGAACGCCACCCCCCACCCCGTCGACACGGTCGTACGCCGCCTGGAACGCGTCACCCACGGAGCCCTGAATCCCGGCGACAAGGTGTGGCTCACCCCGAACCTGTTCATCGGCAATCCGAGCGCCGCCCTCGGCCTCGACCACGCCGACGTCGACGTCCCCGGCGAACTCGGCGCCCTGCCCGCCTGGTTCGTGCCCGCCGTCCGTGAAACCTGGGTGATCACGGTGCACGGCCTGGGCACCACCCGCGAACATCCGATGAACGTGATGAAGTTCCTGAACCGCCACCACTTCTCCGTACTCGACCTCGCCTACCGCGGCGACCTCGGCGCACCCCGCTCCCAGGACGGCCTCAACCACCTCGGCGAGACCGAGTGGCGCGACCTCGACGCCGCCATCCGGTACGCCGTGCGGTACGGCGCCGAGAAGGTCGTCCTGTACGGCTGGTCCACCGGCGCCACCATGGCCCTGCGCGCCGCGGCGCACTCCGCGCTGCGCGAGCGGATCTCCGGGCTCATCCTGGACTCGCCCGTGCTCAACTGGGAGACCACGCTGCGCGCCCTCGCCACGGCCCGCCGCACCCCCAGCGCCCTCCTGCCCCTCGCCGTCCGCGCCGCCCAGGG containing:
- a CDS encoding alpha/beta hydrolase family protein, with the translated sequence MRTVKATAAAVTVAIAAGIASVAAGRFASDAALKAPPGRPLPTEPRLTVHGTTAGGITLTRDLASQRPGTYGLAGDGSHAVVGPVMNATPHPVDTVVRRLERVTHGALNPGDKVWLTPNLFIGNPSAALGLDHADVDVPGELGALPAWFVPAVRETWVITVHGLGTTREHPMNVMKFLNRHHFSVLDLAYRGDLGAPRSQDGLNHLGETEWRDLDAAIRYAVRYGAEKVVLYGWSTGATMALRAAAHSALRERISGLILDSPVLNWETTLRALATARRTPSALLPLAVRAAQGRTGLHGDRLENAAHPDHLKVPTLVLHGPDDTIAPWGPSRRLAERRPNLVTLYTVPHAPHGAMWNADPAGYEEALRRFLTPLM
- a CDS encoding class II aldolase/adducin family protein — encoded protein: MAEQRRDARDMRGDAQVAPERGELDGRGVRDAVERAWDELVATARRTVADGLVVGTSGNVSVRVDDTVLVTPTGVPYDRLTPDDVVGVDLDGRQVLGSFLPTSELPMHLAIYRATDARAVVHTHAAHATAVSTLVPELPLIHYMAGALGGPVRVAPYATYGTPELAENMLQALTHRTACLLQNHGTIAYGASLNQAYDRTAQLEWMCRVWLLSSSLPGLTPTLLSPTQVEEAGRRLGDYGQKN
- a CDS encoding lysozyme, translated to MARDHKPLSRRARGFAAAGVVAALTAGGTALAALPADAASKPKGHDVSSHQKNVDWSSAKAKGARFVYVKATESHTYHNPYFSQQYNGARNAGILRGAYHFAVPNKSSGATQAAYFVRNGGAWSADGWTLPPALDIEYNPYSSHKCYGLSKAKMVSWIKAFSDEIKRETGRRPVIYTTTHWWNTCTGNSRAFAANHALWLARYDSADAGALPAGWSYWTFWQYDNSGSLPGDQNLFNGSMTQLKKLTRG